The Kiritimatiellia bacterium genome includes the window GCGCCAAGGCATTTCTGCGCGGTGTGGACGAGCGGGCGTTGCTGGTCCATCCGGAAGTTGTACTGCTCGACGGGCGTTTTCCCGGACCGGGCGAGGCGATGGTCGGGCGCCATGCATGGCGGCGACTTGGTGTCGACGCGGACAGCCTGCGGCCCGGCAACACGCTGCAGGTCGACGACGCCGCTCTCCGGATCACGGGTGTGTTCGCCGCGCCGGGTTCGGTGTTTGAATCGGAGATTTGGATGAATCTCCACGAGTTGCTCGCGCTGGCCCGCCGCGAAACCTACAGCGCGATTGTGGTGCGATTGGATGACGGCGACCCGGTGGATGTGGAACTCTTCACCCGGCAACGGATCGACCTTGAGCTGAGCGCCATTCCCGAGAAGACCTATTATGCCAAGCTGTCCTGGTTTTATGCGCCGATTCGATGGATGACCTGGGCAACGGCGCTCCTGATTGCCACCGCAGCCTTCTTCGGTGGCCTGAACACGATCCATGCGGCTTTTGCAGCGCGAGTTCGCGAGGTCGCCACTCTCCAAGCCATCGGCTTTTCGCGCGCTGCGGTGTTTGTCTCGTTTCTTCAGGAGTCCATGCTGACGTCGGCGGCGGGAACGCTGCTAGGCGCGGCGGCGCTTCTCGCCGTGTTGTCGGGCCGCGTGGTTTATATTGGCGCGGGCGCCTTTGAACCGGACTGCGGCCCGGAGACGCTCGGCGTCGGTCTAGCGGCCGGCGTGCTGCTGGGTGTGCTCGGAACACTCCCACCCGCGTTTCGCTGCCTTAGGCCTCCGCTACCGCAGGCGCTTCGGGACTAACTTAGGAGGAACAGGTATGATCATGAAGAGAATCGCTCAAACACGAGTGGCGCTGATTGCCCTTGTCGCGCTCTCCACGGCCGGGTGTGGCAAAGGGCCGTCACGCGAAGAGTCGCCTTCCGCGGATGCGGGCGAGATCCCGCCTGCTGTGTTGGCGTTATTCCGAAAAATTTCCGGCGAAGGCGGAGCTTTGCCGATCCGGGAAGTTCGCGAGAAAGCCGGAGCCGGGGATCGAGTAGTCATCGAAGCCGCCATCATCGGCAGCGAAAACCCGTTTATCGAAAGACGGGCGGCCTTTGTGATTGGGGATCCTGAGCGGATCGAAACCTGCGACGAGCTACACGCCGATTCCTGTCCGACGCCATGGGATGCGTGTTGCGAGGAGCCCGACACGCTCCGGGAAAATACCGCAATCGTCCAAATCGTCGACTCCGACGGCCGAGTTCTGCCCGTGGGGCTCCGCGGAGTGGGCGGATTGCGCGAACAGGCGCGAGTTCGGGTTGAAGGGCGCGTGGCAAATCGTTCGGGTGAGGGCGCGCTGGTTATCAACGCGGACGCCATCCAAGTGTTCTAACGTCGGTTTATTCCCGCTCGTGAAAACTGCGGAAGGGTCTGCGGGGCTTTTCAGGACGCCCTACCACGACACAGCGTATTCCACGCCGACTACGACGCCCTCGGACTCCGGCTGGTAGACCTCGATTGGCGGGAAAAAGCGGGGTTCCGAGCGCCCGAAGGCGTAGGTTTCGAGGAAGAGGGCGAATTGGTAGTTTTTGTGACGCCAGCCGACCTCGCAGTCCCACGTCCATTGCCGGCCTGGCTTCAGTGAAAAGGTTCGGTCTTCCCGGATACGCAGGCTATAGTGCGCCGTGTTGTAGATTGGCGGTCGCAGGGCGGCCACGGCAAACAGGGCCGATTGCGGCGAGAGGCGCTGTTCCACATACGCGCCGAGCCGGCCGTAGACCATGAGCCAGAGCTCGTCGTAACCGCCGCGTTCGGGCTCGCCGCCGGCGAGTCGGCGCAGCCAGGATTGGACTCCCGCGCCAAGCAGCGGAACGGCGCGGAAGCCGCTTTCGTCGGGCGACAGGCGCCTTCGCGCGTCCGTCTCAACGCGGAGCCCATAGTACTCCGTCGTTTCCGTCAAGGGTTCTCCGCCGATAGTCCGGCCGTCGTAGTCCGCGCGCCCGGCCATCGCCTCGGCTCGCCACAGGACGTGCAGCGACGCCAGGCCGGCTCCGCCGCGGGTTCCGAGGGACAAACGATAGCCCTCTTCCTTCAAGATGCGCGATCCGCCTTCATATTCATCCCAATCGAATCGGGCCAGTCGGATACCGATCAACGGCGCAGTCTCTTCCGCGGCCGCAGTGGAGAGACATGCAACGGCAATGAGCGCCGCAAGGGCGGCTGATTTCCATCGTCTGTAAAAAAATTTTATGGAGCTTCCATGCTCTGGAAAAGCGGCCGGGGTCGCCTTCATGCGCCGGGTCCCGTCCCGGGTTCGGGCAACGTATCGAAATCCGTTTTCTTCCGGAGGGCGAGTTCCCAAAGTTTCGCGTATTTCATGAATACGCCGAAACTGCTGATGACTGCGATGATGAAGCCGTGCCAGCCGTCGAGAAAGCCATGTTTGAGGAAATAGCCCTTGAGGAATCGCAGAGGGGGGCGGAACAGGAGGTCGAGGGGATTGAAGCGAGGATTCTGAACGAACTTTTGCCGAGCGGAGATGGTTGAAAAGCGGTCGAGCGTGTCGAGATGGTCGCGCAGGTCGTCGTAGGTGTAATGCCAGAGAGGGTTTTTGAGGCGTTTGACAGGGCCGTTGACGACCACCTTGTCATGCGGCTCTTCGCCTTCGGACCGGCCGTAATCCTTGTGAAAAAGCCTGAGTTTGACGTCCGGGTACCACTCGCCGTGGCGGATCCACCGGCCGAGG containing:
- a CDS encoding ABC transporter permease, which encodes MALLPLQYAVRNLYRSVSRLVQLILGSALVVFLAMGAHALNEGMRRMLAASGSEKNVLILGAGSEESTQRSEIPARAAGIAEASIAGAYAPLGVRAFSPQIVHMTEVGVAGIRAKAFLRGVDERALLVHPEVVLLDGRFPGPGEAMVGRHAWRRLGVDADSLRPGNTLQVDDAALRITGVFAAPGSVFESEIWMNLHELLALARRETYSAIVVRLDDGDPVDVELFTRQRIDLELSAIPEKTYYAKLSWFYAPIRWMTWATALLIATAAFFGGLNTIHAAFAARVREVATLQAIGFSRAAVFVSFLQESMLTSAAGTLLGAAALLAVLSGRVVYIGAGAFEPDCGPETLGVGLAAGVLLGVLGTLPPAFRCLRPPLPQALRD
- a CDS encoding glycosyltransferase family 2 protein codes for the protein MTAPANRRERISACIIVFNEEKKIRRCIESVTWCDEIVVLDSFSTDRTVEICREYTDRVFQHVWLGYVGQRNLVRTLARYNWILNIDSDEEVSPGLREEILEEFENGPRYLGYEFPRQVYYLGRWIRHGEWYPDVKLRLFHKDYGRSEGEEPHDKVVVNGPVKRLKNPLWHYTYDDLRDHLDTLDRFSTISARQKFVQNPRFNPLDLLFRPPLRFLKGYFLKHGFLDGWHGFIIAVISSFGVFMKYAKLWELALRKKTDFDTLPEPGTGPGA